One Ferribacterium limneticum genomic window, GTATCCCAGCAAAATTTCACGATCAAGACAGAGACCGTGATCAGAAACAATTGGCGGATGAAGCCACTGCCATGCTTCAAGGCGAGACGCGTACCGATCATCGACCCCGTGACATTGGCCACGGCCATCGCGGCAGCCAGCAGCGCCAAAACATGGCCGTGGGGCAGGAAATAGCTTAGGGCAGCGAGATTGGTTGCCACATTGACCACCTTGGCGGCGGCCGAAGCATGCAGAAAGTCGAAGCCAAAGAAGCGGACAAACAGGAAAATCAGAAAGCTACCGGTTCCCGGCCCAAAAAAGCCATCATAAAAACCGATAACTCCACCCAGCAGAATGGCAAAAACAAGCTCGCGATGGCCGGCATGGGTTGGTTTGTGAATCAATCCGAAATTCTTGCGTTTTAGCGTGTAGACCGCAGCAACGATCAACAACAACAAGATTAACGGCCGAACCACATCCTTGGGCAACCAGGCAACAACTGCCGCACCGAGGTAGGAAAAACCAAAAGCTGCAACAGCAGCCGGCAGGATGGTTCGCCATGGCATCACAACCTGCCGGGCGTAGCGCCAGGTCGCATTGGCCGTTCCAAAAACGCTGGCAAATTTGTTGGTGCCAAAAAGCGTCGCTGCCGACTCTCCTGGATGGATGGCAAACAGCGCGGGAATTTGAATCAGTCCGCCACCGCCAACGACTGCATCAACAGCGCCAGCCATCAAGGCAGCAAACAACAAAACCACTATTTCCGGTGTGATGAAATCCAAGTTGCGGGTCCAAGTTTCAAGTTAGCG contains:
- a CDS encoding sulfite exporter TauE/SafE family protein, with amino-acid sequence MDFITPEIVVLLFAALMAGAVDAVVGGGGLIQIPALFAIHPGESAATLFGTNKFASVFGTANATWRYARQVVMPWRTILPAAVAAFGFSYLGAAVVAWLPKDVVRPLILLLLIVAAVYTLKRKNFGLIHKPTHAGHRELVFAILLGGVIGFYDGFFGPGTGSFLIFLFVRFFGFDFLHASAAAKVVNVATNLAALSYFLPHGHVLALLAAAMAVANVTGSMIGTRLALKHGSGFIRQLFLITVSVLIVKFCWDTFKLL